From the Mustelus asterias chromosome 22, sMusAst1.hap1.1, whole genome shotgun sequence genome, one window contains:
- the svbp gene encoding small vasohibin-binding protein, translating to MEPSCRKEKPKPKEPPYRGDKTKQKSALQELKQRQRAEIYALNKVMTELEQQQFEAFCKQMQSQNECGQL from the exons ATGGAACCATCCTGCCGTAAGGAGAAGCCAAAGCCGAAGGAGCCACCCTACCGGGGGGACAAAACCAAACAGAAATCTGCCCTACAAGAACTCAAACAGCGGCAGCGAGCTGAG atCTACGCTTTAAACAAAGTGATGACGGAGCTGGAACAACAGCAGTTTGAGGCTTTCTGCAAACAAATGCAGTCGCAGAATGAATGTGGACAGCTCTAA